A genomic region of Pristiophorus japonicus isolate sPriJap1 chromosome 20, sPriJap1.hap1, whole genome shotgun sequence contains the following coding sequences:
- the LOC139232887 gene encoding protein CutA homolog isoform X2: MALLLYPGLKNIAVHLHSAVTGSYISGTHSVVFISCPNEQVGKIIARTIMEKKLAACVNIIPKMFSIYFWDSQITEATEALLVIKTRSSKIHELTEFIRSVHPFEIPEVLSLPVDQGNPLYLKWIEAAVPEE; the protein is encoded by the exons ATGGCCTTGTTACTGTATCCAGGGCTGAAGAACATCGCTGTACATTTGCACTCGGCTGTAACAGGAAGCTATATTTCTGGGACTCACTCTGTGGTTTTCATCAGCTGTCCTAATGAACAAGTCGGCAAGATCATTGCAag gaccattatgGAGAAGAAGTTGGCTGCTTGTGTGAACATTATACCAAAAATGTTTTCCAT CTACTTTTGGGACAGTCAAATAACAGAAGCTACTGAAGCACTGCTG GTGATAAAAACAAGAAGCTCAAAAATACACGAACTGACAGAGTTTATCAG ATCAGTCCATCCTTTTGAAATTCCTGAAGTTCTAAGCCTTCCAGTTGACCAAGGCAACCCATTATATTTGAAATGGATAGAAGCGGCTGTGCCAGAAGAATGA